A region from the Streptosporangium sp. NBC_01756 genome encodes:
- a CDS encoding zinc-binding dehydrogenase: MFAVTATQTDPDNPLAGLALGEHPEPEVPDGWTTVTVRATGLNHHDLWTLKGVGIRQDRLPIVLGCDAAGVDQDGNEVIVHAVIGEGADETLDPRRSLLSETYDGTFAERVAVPRRNLVPKPAALSFEEAACLPTAWLTAYRMLFDKAELEPGSTVLVQGAGGGVATALIALGRAGGYRIWATSRSEKKRARALDLGADQVFETGARLPERVDAVMETVGQATWDHSLKSLRPGGRIVVSGATSGAVPPADLNRVFFLQLSVVGSTMGTRDQLARLVRFMEQTGVRPVIDRTLPLTGAREGFAALHEGDVFGKIVFTGAT, from the coding sequence ATGTTCGCCGTAACCGCCACCCAGACCGATCCCGACAACCCGCTCGCCGGACTCGCGCTCGGTGAGCACCCCGAGCCCGAGGTCCCCGACGGCTGGACCACCGTCACGGTGCGGGCCACCGGGCTCAACCATCACGACCTGTGGACGCTCAAAGGCGTGGGCATCCGCCAGGACCGGCTGCCGATCGTGCTCGGCTGTGACGCCGCCGGAGTCGACCAGGACGGCAACGAGGTCATCGTGCACGCGGTGATCGGCGAAGGTGCCGACGAGACGCTGGACCCCAGGCGTTCCCTCCTGTCGGAGACCTACGACGGCACCTTCGCCGAACGGGTGGCCGTGCCCCGGCGCAACCTGGTGCCCAAGCCGGCCGCGCTGAGTTTCGAGGAGGCGGCCTGCCTGCCCACCGCGTGGCTGACCGCCTATCGGATGCTGTTCGACAAGGCGGAGCTGGAGCCGGGCTCGACCGTGCTGGTCCAGGGGGCCGGTGGCGGAGTGGCCACCGCGCTGATCGCCCTGGGCCGGGCGGGCGGCTACCGGATCTGGGCCACCAGCCGGTCGGAGAAGAAGCGGGCGCGGGCCCTCGACCTCGGCGCCGACCAGGTCTTCGAGACCGGGGCCCGGCTGCCCGAGCGGGTCGACGCGGTGATGGAGACCGTCGGTCAGGCCACCTGGGACCACTCGCTGAAGTCGCTGCGTCCGGGCGGCCGGATCGTGGTCTCCGGCGCGACCAGCGGCGCCGTGCCGCCAGCCGACCTGAACCGGGTCTTCTTCCTGCAGCTCTCCGTGGTCGGCTCAACCATGGGCACTCGCGACCAGCTGGCCAGGCTGGTCCGGTTCATGGAGCAGACCGGTGTCCGCCCGGTGATCGACCGGACGCTCCCGCTGACCGGGGCGCGCGAGGGGTTCGCCGCCCTGCATGAGGGCGACGTGTTCGGGAAGATCGTCTTCACCGGAGCGACCTGA
- a CDS encoding trypsin-like serine peptidase, with amino-acid sequence MNSRARRLTIPLTGVLMIAGVIGATTGADAGTAPDDVVSSAASETPAEATSFWSPERMRKATDVTDGLDLGVKGGTAATTTGPDGKAGAVAPTGAGGATSAKGKQVNLPNTVGRIFFTLPGANPLAPASWKYCSGSSIQGKYRNLVATSAHCVYDVKTNQFYDNWVFIPSYWDGDQAWNGKNPYGVYAAKWFNAHDDFVVREDYDYDYAFVNVGSGSKVSWEKGAGGTWKPIVKNVGRLGENVGGQGFAWNQKVKSAVFSFGYPAGPHPDGDKPFTGRTMKWCYGTTGAMPAAPKYNLQEHIGFKCAFTSGASGGPWLLKYKNSSRTGYLNGVNSVTWDTDKNDRYDKVSSPYFNGDTYQVYKVAANRWTK; translated from the coding sequence ATGAATTCCCGAGCACGGCGCCTCACGATCCCCCTCACCGGCGTTCTCATGATCGCCGGAGTGATCGGCGCCACCACCGGTGCCGACGCCGGCACCGCCCCCGACGACGTGGTCAGTTCGGCCGCTTCGGAGACCCCCGCCGAGGCCACCTCCTTCTGGTCGCCCGAGCGGATGCGCAAGGCCACCGACGTGACCGACGGCCTCGACCTCGGCGTCAAGGGCGGCACGGCCGCCACCACGACCGGCCCCGACGGCAAGGCCGGGGCGGTCGCACCGACCGGAGCCGGGGGTGCCACGTCGGCCAAGGGCAAGCAGGTCAACCTGCCCAACACCGTCGGCCGGATCTTCTTCACCCTGCCCGGCGCCAACCCGCTGGCCCCGGCGAGCTGGAAGTACTGCTCCGGCAGCTCCATCCAGGGCAAGTACCGCAACCTGGTCGCCACCTCGGCGCACTGCGTCTACGACGTGAAGACCAACCAGTTCTACGACAACTGGGTCTTCATCCCGTCCTACTGGGACGGTGACCAGGCGTGGAACGGCAAGAACCCCTATGGCGTCTACGCCGCCAAGTGGTTCAACGCGCACGACGACTTCGTGGTGCGGGAGGATTACGACTACGACTACGCCTTCGTCAACGTCGGCTCCGGCTCCAAGGTGAGCTGGGAGAAGGGCGCAGGCGGCACGTGGAAGCCGATCGTCAAGAACGTCGGTCGGCTCGGTGAGAACGTCGGCGGCCAGGGCTTCGCCTGGAACCAGAAGGTCAAGAGCGCGGTCTTCTCCTTCGGCTACCCGGCCGGCCCACACCCCGACGGGGACAAGCCCTTCACCGGCCGCACCATGAAGTGGTGCTACGGCACGACCGGCGCCATGCCGGCCGCCCCGAAGTACAACCTCCAGGAGCACATCGGCTTCAAGTGCGCCTTCACCTCGGGCGCGAGCGGCGGCCCCTGGCTGCTGAAGTACAAGAACTCCAGCCGGACCGGCTACCTCAACGGCGTCAACAGCGTCACGTGGGACACCGACAAGAACGACCGCTACGACAAGGTCTCCTCGCCGTACTTCAACGGCGACACCTACCAGGTCTACAAGGTCGCGGCCAACCGCTGGACCAAGTGA
- a CDS encoding trypsin-like serine peptidase gives MSPRVRRFATTLGALVASGVLALSAFAGAAGADTTYFYGVPNSITSITLTKSSAEMKQIAAYWNPNRIKEAQDNTPASFGKPTNGSTSSAPASPTPTSTATSTATGAATTAAAGGEATTATVVPALAYGSAATSSTTVLPTLPRKAPPAAGNSPITVGKVFFSIGGKDYWCSASAVASKSRSLVATAGHCAYDAKLGRHADHWIFIPGYDRGNTPYGIYVGHSLNLHEDFVGRGDYDYDYAFVNVHDGFKWKPGKTAGSYEMESMGSLEDNVGGQGLVVNRGINQSTLAFGYPAAPQIDGSRPYDGQKLRSCVGRTKRRTAPTYLVQLGIALNCQFTGGASGGPWLVNYNPGNGLGYLNGVNSFAWDTDVDRKYDLISSPYFIASTYNVYRWADSQQAK, from the coding sequence ATGTCCCCCCGCGTACGGCGGTTCGCGACCACCCTCGGCGCCCTCGTCGCCAGTGGTGTGCTCGCGCTGTCCGCATTCGCCGGGGCCGCCGGGGCCGACACCACCTACTTCTACGGGGTGCCCAACAGCATCACCTCCATCACGCTCACCAAGTCGAGCGCGGAGATGAAGCAGATCGCGGCGTACTGGAATCCGAACAGGATCAAGGAGGCGCAGGACAACACACCCGCCTCGTTCGGCAAGCCCACCAACGGCAGCACCTCGTCGGCACCCGCCTCGCCCACCCCTACCAGCACCGCCACCAGCACCGCCACCGGCGCTGCCACCACCGCGGCCGCAGGCGGCGAGGCCACGACCGCCACCGTCGTCCCCGCCCTGGCGTACGGCAGCGCTGCCACGTCCTCCACGACCGTCCTGCCCACCCTCCCTCGGAAGGCACCCCCGGCCGCCGGCAACTCCCCGATAACCGTCGGGAAGGTGTTCTTCAGCATCGGCGGCAAGGACTACTGGTGCTCCGCCTCGGCGGTGGCGTCCAAGAGCCGGAGTCTGGTCGCCACGGCCGGGCACTGCGCCTACGACGCCAAACTGGGCAGGCACGCCGACCACTGGATCTTCATTCCGGGCTATGACCGGGGCAACACCCCGTACGGGATCTACGTCGGCCACTCGCTCAACCTGCACGAGGACTTCGTCGGCCGAGGCGACTACGACTACGACTACGCCTTCGTCAACGTGCACGACGGCTTCAAGTGGAAGCCGGGCAAGACCGCGGGCAGCTACGAGATGGAGTCCATGGGCAGCCTGGAGGACAACGTCGGCGGGCAGGGCCTGGTGGTCAACCGCGGCATCAACCAGTCCACCCTCGCCTTCGGCTACCCCGCCGCGCCCCAGATCGACGGCAGCAGGCCGTACGACGGCCAGAAGCTGAGGTCGTGCGTCGGACGCACCAAGCGGAGGACCGCCCCCACCTACCTGGTGCAGCTGGGCATCGCACTCAACTGCCAGTTCACCGGCGGGGCGAGCGGCGGCCCCTGGCTGGTCAACTACAACCCCGGCAACGGCCTGGGCTACCTCAACGGTGTCAACAGCTTCGCCTGGGACACCGACGTCGACCGGAAGTACGACCTGATCTCCTCGCCGTACTTCATCGCGTCCACCTACAACGTCTACCGGTGGGCGGACAGCCAGCAGGCGAAATGA
- a CDS encoding trypsin-like serine peptidase: MKRILLPAGGAILATGLLAAGLAGTAHANPDWASDTMAKDAPAAVDVANFWLGINGKSNNLAAATSYNVETSAASGLKASGGYTPDGKPGSVLPTGEGKTTTSVVKNINLPRTIGKVFFETAGGDLKWCSATSIQSKYHNLVATAGHCVYDDKKNASVMDKWVFVPAYYQGKTPYGIYVGKTAYTHYDYSVFNDRDRDYAFVTVYNGIQVGGGSSKEVSKADYDKFTGRKEVKKVEITKEEFHKCKVNLGDCFAEGSKTDPQVSGPDYPGAVLERVEVTEAAYKAAKTGPGNGNKIGEPVIEQLTYAEALAYLENHKKDPAKFPGTVNVDKQTNAFVTHYYVQKWVKPGTDKKFYKNVYVVIDGYIKDTGALGNAVGGQGFTWNQKTGQTVFVFGYPAGPHPDGNKAYTGVTPKWCYGKTSGKVYISAAEKVEEHVGLKCSMTEGADGAPWLVKYNNSKRLGYVNGVTSLFGDQDKNGRYDLSTSAYFDGETAAVYNQAAAVWSGSIVK, encoded by the coding sequence TTGAAGCGCATCCTCCTCCCCGCCGGTGGCGCCATCCTCGCCACCGGTCTGCTGGCCGCCGGCCTGGCCGGTACCGCCCACGCCAACCCGGACTGGGCCTCTGACACGATGGCCAAGGACGCTCCGGCCGCTGTTGACGTCGCCAACTTCTGGCTCGGCATCAACGGCAAGTCCAACAACCTGGCCGCGGCCACGTCCTACAACGTCGAGACCTCGGCGGCCTCGGGCCTGAAGGCCAGCGGCGGTTACACCCCCGATGGCAAGCCCGGCTCGGTCCTCCCCACCGGTGAGGGCAAGACCACCACCTCCGTGGTGAAGAACATCAACCTGCCGCGCACCATCGGCAAGGTGTTCTTCGAGACCGCCGGCGGCGACCTGAAGTGGTGCTCCGCCACCTCGATCCAGTCGAAGTACCACAACCTGGTCGCCACGGCCGGCCACTGTGTCTACGACGACAAGAAGAACGCCAGCGTCATGGACAAGTGGGTCTTCGTGCCCGCTTACTACCAGGGCAAGACCCCTTACGGCATCTACGTCGGTAAGACGGCCTACACCCACTATGACTACAGCGTCTTCAACGACCGCGACCGCGACTACGCGTTCGTGACCGTGTACAACGGCATCCAGGTCGGTGGCGGCTCCTCCAAGGAAGTCTCGAAGGCTGACTACGACAAGTTCACCGGTCGTAAGGAAGTCAAGAAGGTCGAGATCACCAAGGAAGAGTTCCACAAGTGCAAGGTGAACCTCGGTGACTGCTTCGCCGAGGGCTCGAAGACCGACCCCCAGGTCTCCGGTCCGGACTACCCCGGTGCGGTGCTTGAGCGTGTCGAGGTCACCGAGGCTGCCTACAAGGCCGCCAAGACCGGCCCCGGCAACGGCAACAAGATCGGCGAGCCGGTCATCGAGCAGCTGACCTACGCCGAGGCTCTGGCCTACCTGGAGAACCACAAGAAGGACCCGGCCAAGTTCCCCGGCACGGTCAACGTCGACAAGCAGACCAACGCTTTCGTCACCCACTACTACGTGCAGAAGTGGGTCAAGCCGGGCACGGACAAGAAGTTCTACAAGAACGTCTACGTCGTCATTGATGGCTACATCAAGGACACCGGCGCGCTCGGCAACGCCGTTGGCGGCCAGGGCTTCACCTGGAACCAGAAGACCGGCCAGACCGTGTTCGTCTTCGGTTACCCGGCGGGCCCGCACCCCGACGGCAACAAGGCCTACACCGGCGTTACGCCGAAGTGGTGCTACGGCAAGACCTCCGGCAAGGTGTACATCTCCGCGGCCGAGAAGGTCGAGGAGCACGTTGGCCTCAAGTGCTCGATGACCGAGGGTGCCGACGGCGCCCCCTGGCTCGTCAAGTACAACAACAGCAAGCGTCTTGGCTACGTCAACGGCGTGACCAGCCTGTTCGGCGACCAGGACAAGAACGGTCGCTACGACCTCAGCACCTCCGCCTACTTCGATGGCGAGACCGCTGCGGTTTACAACCAGGCTGCTGCTGTGTGGTCCGGCTCGATCGTCAAGTAG
- a CDS encoding NAD(P)-dependent malic enzyme: MAVTPSSVSPETLDLDPAFALHRGGKLEVRSTVPVRDAADLALAYTPGVARVCTAIAERPELVNDYTWVSNVVAVVSDGTAVLGLGDIGPAAAMPVMEGKALLFKEFAGVDAVPICLGCTDVDALVETVVRLAPSFGGINLEDISAPRCFEVEDRLRELLDIPVFHDDQHGTAIVVLAALRNAARLTGRSLGDLRAVVAGAGASGVAVSRILLNAGIGDIAISDSKGLIYQGRDGLNPVKEALARDSNRAALRGSTEEALAGADVFVGLSGSTVSERAIASMASGSIVFALSNPEPEVHPEIARRHARVVATGRSDFPNQINNVLAFPGVFRGALDVRASTITENMKVAAAEALAAVVGDDLSADYVIPSPFDERVAPAVVAAVAAQARIDGVARR; the protein is encoded by the coding sequence GTGGCTGTCACACCATCGTCCGTCTCGCCCGAAACCCTCGACCTGGATCCGGCCTTCGCCCTGCATCGCGGCGGCAAGCTGGAGGTCCGCTCCACCGTCCCGGTCCGCGACGCCGCCGACCTGGCGCTCGCCTACACCCCGGGGGTGGCCCGGGTCTGCACCGCGATCGCCGAGCGGCCCGAGCTCGTCAACGACTACACCTGGGTGTCCAACGTGGTCGCCGTCGTCTCCGACGGCACCGCCGTGCTCGGGCTCGGCGACATCGGGCCCGCCGCCGCCATGCCCGTCATGGAGGGCAAGGCGCTGCTGTTCAAGGAGTTCGCGGGGGTCGACGCGGTGCCGATCTGCCTCGGCTGCACCGACGTGGACGCACTGGTCGAGACGGTCGTACGGCTCGCACCCTCCTTCGGCGGCATCAACCTGGAGGACATCAGCGCGCCCCGCTGCTTCGAGGTCGAGGACCGGCTGCGCGAGCTCCTTGACATCCCCGTCTTCCACGACGACCAGCACGGCACCGCGATCGTGGTGCTGGCGGCGCTCAGGAACGCGGCCCGGCTGACCGGCCGCTCGCTGGGCGACCTGCGGGCCGTGGTGGCGGGCGCCGGCGCGTCCGGCGTCGCGGTCAGCCGCATCCTGCTCAACGCGGGCATCGGCGACATCGCGATCTCCGACTCCAAGGGCCTGATCTACCAGGGCCGCGACGGGCTCAACCCGGTCAAGGAGGCCCTGGCGCGCGACAGCAACCGGGCCGCCCTGCGGGGCTCCACCGAAGAGGCGCTGGCCGGGGCGGACGTGTTCGTCGGCCTGTCGGGCTCCACGGTCTCGGAACGGGCCATCGCCTCGATGGCGTCCGGCTCCATCGTCTTCGCGCTGTCCAACCCGGAGCCCGAGGTGCACCCGGAGATCGCCAGGAGGCACGCCCGGGTGGTGGCGACCGGCCGTTCCGACTTCCCGAACCAGATCAACAACGTACTGGCCTTCCCCGGCGTCTTCCGGGGGGCGCTCGACGTCCGCGCCAGCACCATCACCGAGAACATGAAGGTGGCCGCGGCCGAGGCGCTGGCCGCCGTGGTCGGCGACGACCTGTCGGCCGACTATGTGATCCCCAGCCCGTTCGACGAGCGCGTCGCCCCGGCGGTCGTCGCCGCGGTCGCCGCACAGGCCCGCATCGACGGAGTCGCCCGCCGCTGA
- a CDS encoding CGNR zinc finger domain-containing protein: MDLTSYAELAVLLINSPDRLTGLDGLRSLLEEGRRYRPGCRITRGDLDALRDLREELVTVFAAAAGGDEQDVVDRLNSLLIQHPVQPQISGHDGERWHLHLTEGGRMADQYAVGAVMGLATIVTDLGVDRLGLCQAPPCRRAYLDTSSNRSRRYCSERCASRANVAAYRARKKVGGQ, encoded by the coding sequence GTGGATCTGACCTCCTATGCCGAGCTGGCTGTACTGCTCATCAACAGCCCCGACCGGCTGACCGGCCTGGACGGGCTCCGTTCCCTCCTTGAGGAGGGGCGCCGCTACCGTCCCGGCTGCCGTATCACCCGGGGCGACCTCGACGCCCTGCGCGACCTGCGCGAGGAGCTCGTGACGGTGTTCGCGGCCGCGGCCGGCGGCGACGAGCAGGACGTGGTCGACCGGCTCAACTCGCTGCTGATCCAGCATCCGGTCCAGCCGCAGATCTCCGGTCACGACGGTGAGCGCTGGCACCTGCACCTCACCGAGGGCGGCCGGATGGCCGACCAGTACGCCGTGGGCGCGGTGATGGGCCTGGCCACCATCGTCACCGACCTCGGCGTGGACCGGCTCGGCCTCTGCCAGGCGCCGCCCTGCCGGCGGGCCTATCTCGACACCTCCTCCAACAGGTCCCGGCGCTACTGCTCCGAGCGGTGCGCCAGCCGGGCGAACGTGGCCGCCTACCGGGCCCGTAAGAAGGTCGGCGGCCAGTAG
- a CDS encoding S24 family peptidase, translating to MRVRVEGDSMLPALRPGDWLWVRRGAPIRAGDLVVARLPADPSLLIVKRAAWKAADGWWLESDNQRAPGRRDSWDFGALPPSALVGRVALRYWPPTFLRAR from the coding sequence GTGAGAGTCCGTGTCGAAGGCGACTCGATGCTGCCCGCGCTGCGCCCCGGCGACTGGCTCTGGGTGCGGCGCGGCGCCCCGATCCGGGCGGGGGACCTGGTCGTCGCCCGGCTCCCGGCCGACCCGTCACTGCTGATCGTCAAGCGGGCCGCCTGGAAGGCGGCGGACGGCTGGTGGCTGGAGAGTGACAACCAGCGGGCCCCCGGCCGCCGCGACAGCTGGGACTTCGGCGCCCTGCCCCCGTCGGCGCTGGTCGGCCGGGTGGCGCTGCGCTACTGGCCGCCGACCTTCTTACGGGCCCGGTAG
- the sodN gene encoding superoxide dismutase, Ni, producing MLARLMRPKHIASAHCDLPCGVYDPAQARIEAESVKAIMEKYAANEDPIFRSRALTIKEERSELVKHHLWVLWTDYFKPPHLETYPQLHQLFWDATKLAGAAGGKGTVDVAKADELLGKIDEISKIFWATKAA from the coding sequence ATGCTCGCACGACTTATGCGCCCCAAGCACATCGCGTCCGCGCACTGCGACCTGCCGTGTGGCGTGTACGACCCGGCTCAGGCCCGCATCGAGGCCGAGTCCGTGAAGGCCATCATGGAGAAGTACGCCGCGAACGAGGACCCGATCTTCCGTTCCCGCGCGCTCACCATCAAGGAAGAGCGGTCTGAGCTGGTCAAGCACCACCTGTGGGTGCTGTGGACCGACTACTTCAAGCCCCCGCACCTGGAGACCTACCCGCAGCTGCACCAGCTCTTCTGGGACGCCACGAAGCTGGCCGGCGCGGCGGGCGGCAAGGGGACGGTCGACGTCGCCAAGGCCGACGAGCTCCTGGGCAAGATCGACGAGATTTCCAAGATCTTCTGGGCGACCAAGGCCGCCTGA
- a CDS encoding anti-sigma factor encodes MTEHTETPAVDMGGIRDVVTVRLPAASAYLSVLRTATAGLAARLDFTLDEIEDLRIAVDEACAMLLTQAVPGTDLTAEFELSGQLMQVRVEVSTVGSSAPKRDDFAWMVLTALADDVDAVTDSPDRMAIVLRKRRGAARPA; translated from the coding sequence GTGACCGAACACACCGAGACGCCGGCGGTTGATATGGGCGGGATCCGCGACGTGGTGACCGTCCGGCTGCCGGCCGCGAGTGCCTATCTTTCCGTGCTGCGTACGGCGACCGCCGGACTGGCCGCACGGCTGGACTTCACGCTTGACGAGATCGAGGATCTGCGGATCGCGGTCGACGAGGCGTGCGCGATGCTGTTGACCCAGGCTGTTCCCGGGACCGATCTGACGGCCGAGTTCGAGCTCAGCGGTCAGCTGATGCAGGTCCGGGTCGAGGTCAGCACGGTGGGCAGTAGCGCGCCCAAGCGCGACGACTTCGCGTGGATGGTGCTCACCGCCCTGGCTGACGATGTGGATGCCGTAACCGACTCCCCCGACCGCATGGCGATCGTGCTACGCAAGCGCCGAGGCGCAGCGAGGCCGGCGTGA
- a CDS encoding RNA polymerase sigma factor SigF, translating to MAASDHAVPDRVRARLLFAELAELTPDDSRRQRIRDELVELHLPLVEYLARRFRNRGEWLDDLTQVATIGLIKSIDRFDLGRGVEFSTYATPTIVGEIKRHFRDKGWAVRVPRRLQELKLSLTKAISELSQREGRAPTVGELATFLKMTEEEVLEGLESANAYSTVSLDAPDSGDDDAPAVADSLGIVDDSLEGVEYRESLKPLLERLPPREKRILLLRFFGNMTQSQIATELGISQMHVSRLLARTLAQLREGLTAED from the coding sequence ATGGCCGCCAGCGATCACGCGGTGCCCGACCGGGTGCGCGCGCGCCTGCTCTTCGCGGAACTGGCGGAGTTGACCCCCGACGACTCGAGGCGCCAGCGCATCCGTGACGAGCTCGTCGAGCTCCATCTCCCCTTGGTGGAATATCTCGCCCGACGGTTCCGCAACCGGGGCGAGTGGCTTGACGATCTCACCCAGGTCGCCACCATCGGCCTGATCAAGTCAATCGACCGCTTCGATCTGGGCCGGGGGGTCGAGTTCTCCACCTACGCCACCCCGACGATCGTGGGCGAGATCAAGCGGCACTTCCGCGACAAGGGCTGGGCGGTCCGCGTGCCGCGCCGCCTGCAGGAGCTCAAGCTCTCGCTCACCAAGGCGATCAGCGAGCTCTCCCAGCGCGAGGGGCGTGCGCCCACGGTCGGGGAGCTCGCGACGTTCCTCAAGATGACCGAGGAGGAGGTGCTCGAGGGGCTGGAGTCGGCCAACGCCTACTCGACGGTCTCCCTCGACGCGCCCGACTCCGGTGACGACGACGCGCCTGCGGTGGCCGACTCCCTGGGCATCGTGGACGACTCCCTGGAGGGCGTCGAATACCGCGAGTCGCTCAAGCCGCTTCTCGAACGGCTGCCGCCGCGCGAGAAGCGGATCCTGCTGCTGCGGTTCTTCGGCAACATGACCCAGTCGCAGATCGCCACCGAGCTGGGCATCTCGCAGATGCATGTCTCCCGGCTGCTGGCCCGGACCCTCGCCCAGCTCCGTGAGGGGCTGACGGCGGAGGACTGA
- a CDS encoding diacylglycerol/lipid kinase family protein, which yields MRAMLLVNPKATTTNRRTRDVLIGALSATMSITVEETAYRGHAALLSRKAHASGYDVVAVLGGDGTINEAANGLLDAEDGRGGDATGRPALLVIPGGSANVFARALGLPNSTVEAVGAVLEAIRDGRRRTVGLGQALWNDESRYFTFCSGLGYDAEVIRAVEGMRGTGRKATPARYVNTALHHYLSTDKRHAAMTVEGPGVPQAENVFMAIISNTSPWTYVGSRPICPTPWASFETGLDLLGLQRLGVPSMLHLMPQITGDRDTLPTGRHLVQLHDEKEFTLTAERPVAFQLDGDYLGEVERVTFRSIPDALQVLV from the coding sequence ATGCGCGCGATGCTCCTGGTGAACCCCAAGGCGACGACGACCAACCGGCGGACGCGGGACGTGCTCATCGGGGCTCTCAGCGCCACCATGAGCATCACGGTCGAGGAGACCGCCTACCGCGGGCACGCGGCTCTGCTCTCGCGCAAGGCCCACGCCTCGGGATACGACGTGGTGGCCGTGCTCGGCGGCGACGGCACGATCAACGAGGCGGCGAACGGCCTGCTCGACGCGGAGGACGGCCGGGGCGGGGACGCGACGGGACGGCCGGCCCTGCTGGTGATCCCCGGCGGCAGCGCGAATGTCTTCGCGCGGGCGCTGGGGCTGCCGAACAGTACGGTCGAAGCGGTCGGCGCGGTGCTGGAGGCGATCCGCGACGGCCGGCGGCGGACCGTCGGGCTGGGCCAGGCGCTCTGGAATGACGAAAGCCGATACTTCACGTTCTGTAGTGGCCTGGGGTATGACGCCGAGGTGATCCGTGCGGTGGAGGGCATGCGCGGCACCGGCCGCAAGGCCACCCCCGCGCGCTATGTGAACACCGCGTTACACCACTATCTCTCGACCGACAAACGTCACGCCGCGATGACCGTCGAGGGACCGGGCGTGCCCCAGGCCGAGAACGTCTTCATGGCGATCATCTCCAACACCTCGCCCTGGACCTACGTGGGCTCCCGGCCGATCTGCCCGACCCCGTGGGCGAGCTTCGAGACCGGCCTCGACCTGCTGGGACTCCAGCGCCTGGGCGTGCCGTCGATGCTCCATCTCATGCCCCAGATCACCGGGGACCGCGACACCCTGCCCACCGGCCGCCACCTGGTGCAACTCCATGACGAGAAGGAGTTCACGCTGACCGCGGAACGCCCGGTGGCGTTCCAGCTCGACGGCGACTACCTGGGCGAAGTCGAGCGGGTGACCTTCCGATCTATCCCAGACGCGTTACAAGTTTTGGTCTAG
- a CDS encoding WhiB family transcriptional regulator — protein sequence MDWRHRAACRDVDPELFFPIGNTGPALMQIEEAKQVCHTCTISEACLKWALESGQDAGVWGGLSEDERRAYKRRTARARTRANA from the coding sequence ATGGACTGGCGCCACCGCGCTGCCTGCCGTGACGTGGACCCCGAGCTGTTCTTCCCGATCGGCAACACCGGCCCTGCCCTGATGCAGATCGAAGAGGCCAAGCAGGTCTGCCACACGTGCACCATCAGTGAAGCATGCCTGAAGTGGGCGTTGGAATCCGGGCAGGACGCCGGCGTCTGGGGCGGCCTGAGCGAGGACGAGCGCCGCGCCTACAAGCGCCGCACGGCCCGCGCCCGCACCCGCGCGAACGCCTGA